Proteins from one Oryza sativa Japonica Group chromosome 12, ASM3414082v1 genomic window:
- the LOC136351228 gene encoding pinoresinol reductase 1-like isoform X4: protein MAMEKSRVLIVGGSGYIGRRIVAASLAEGHPTFVLLRPEIGLNIDKLQILLAFKAQGARLLEASLDDHDGLVAAVRQVDVVVSAMSGVHHRSHNILLQLKLVKAIKEAGNVKRE, encoded by the exons ATGGCCATGGAGAAGAGCCGGGTCCTCatcgtcggcggcagcggctacaTCGGCCGGCGGATCGTTGCGGCGAGCTTGGCGGAGGGCCACCCCACCTTCGTCCTGCTGCGGCCGGAGATCGGCCTCAACATCGACAAGCTCCAGATACTGCTGGCCTTCAAGGCGCAGGGCGCGCGGCTCCTCGAGGCGTCGCTCGACGACCACgatggcctcgtcgccgccgtccggcAGGTGgacgtcgtcgtctccgccatGTCCGGCGTCCACCACCGCAGCCACAACATCTTGCTGCAGCTCAAGCTCGTCAAGGCCATCAAAGAAGCTGGAAATGTCAAG agggagtaa
- the LOC136351228 gene encoding pinoresinol reductase 1-like isoform X2 — protein sequence MAMEKSRVLIVGGSGYIGRRIVAASLAEGHPTFVLLRPEIGLNIDKLQILLAFKAQGARLLEASLDDHDGLVAAVRQVDVVVSAMSGVHHRSHNILLQLKLVKAIKEAGNVKLGRQGPSPSPSLLPLSPLPLFHD from the exons ATGGCCATGGAGAAGAGCCGGGTCCTCatcgtcggcggcagcggctacaTCGGCCGGCGGATCGTTGCGGCGAGCTTGGCGGAGGGCCACCCCACCTTCGTCCTGCTGCGGCCGGAGATCGGCCTCAACATCGACAAGCTCCAGATACTGCTGGCCTTCAAGGCGCAGGGCGCGCGGCTCCTCGAGGCGTCGCTCGACGACCACgatggcctcgtcgccgccgtccggcAGGTGgacgtcgtcgtctccgccatGTCCGGCGTCCACCACCGCAGCCACAACATCTTGCTGCAGCTCAAGCTCGTCAAGGCCATCAAAGAAGCTGGAAATGTCAAG CTTGGGAGGCAAGGCCCCTCTCcgtctccctctcttctcccactctctcctcttcccctcttccatGACTAG
- the LOC136351228 gene encoding pinoresinol reductase 1-like isoform X3: MAMEKSRVLIVGGSGYIGRRIVAASLAEGHPTFVLLRPEIGLNIDKLQILLAFKAQGARLLEASLDDHDGLVAAVRQVDVVVSAMSGVHHRSHNILLQLKLVKAIKEAGNVKMW; this comes from the coding sequence ATGGCCATGGAGAAGAGCCGGGTCCTCatcgtcggcggcagcggctacaTCGGCCGGCGGATCGTTGCGGCGAGCTTGGCGGAGGGCCACCCCACCTTCGTCCTGCTGCGGCCGGAGATCGGCCTCAACATCGACAAGCTCCAGATACTGCTGGCCTTCAAGGCGCAGGGCGCGCGGCTCCTCGAGGCGTCGCTCGACGACCACgatggcctcgtcgccgccgtccggcAGGTGgacgtcgtcgtctccgccatGTCCGGCGTCCACCACCGCAGCCACAACATCTTGCTGCAGCTCAAGCTCGTCAAGGCCATCAAAGAAGCTGGAAATGTCAAG